TCGCATACGAAATTCAAACAAGACTCAACAGGAAAGGGATGGTGTGTTCAATATAAATGTCAAAAACTATAACTTAAAGAAAGGGAGAGTCATCTTGgatttcaatttgatttaatGTTTAAAGAAGAATTGATTATAGAGTAAAagattctatttcaatttttcttaaaatgtacAAATGTTCTCATTGAACCCACCGAAATGTATTTCATCTTAATCctgattgcaaaattttacaatttttctaCTATGAGAACTTTTACAATATGCCCAgacaataaaagaaaaattgcccGCATATAATATTCACTCACCCCTGACGGTGATAATAATCCAATTTAAATCAATACACTCTGTAGCAATTTTGCTCCACTACTCTACCTAACCCACCTTTTACCTGAATTATAACCTCATAAAGTCAAATCCAGACAAaaaacaagatcaaagagaaatcAACTCCAATTCCCAATTATATGAAGAAGatcctcttttttttatgtttttgaacgCAACGTGAAACAAAAGTGAGCCTCAAACTGGCCAAAACAGACAAACCATCAGTTCGAGAGCacctaaatacaaaattctctttaaatttcaaaagaaaaaaagcgaCTTGTTGACAACTCTACacacactaaaaaaaaagagcacCCGGCCCAGAAACAGAAACAAACTTGGTCGATGACGACGAGAAGTGACAAAGAATGATTTGACTACAACTCGACGGCGAATAAGGCAGGGCAACAGAGCAGCGAGGCGAGCAACAACGGCAACAGTCAGCAGAGCACATAGATAGAGAAGTGCAACTTGGAGAAGAGTTGACTGCTGCTGACTGCCGCGAATGCGAAGCAAAAACCGTGCCTTTGCCTTTGCCACTGTCGAAATATATGACGACGATTCTCTTAATAAATAATCGTGGTGGTGTTAGCTTCTCCCATTTTTTACATAAGCTCCAACcaaacattattttcaattctCGAATAATTCGTCGAGACAACAAAAAGAAACCTGCCTGCATCTTTTCCCTCTGCTATTTTTTGTTGTGTGATAATGCAAAAgatgaagaaacaaaaaaaaagtaaaatatcttttttttttgaatgactcATGGAGACGACACACAGAAAGAAGTAAGACCTTGAGATGCTCCACAAAAATcattcaacttttattttcaataaacaaaaaaaaaaaatacatctttaTTCAATGAGTGAAATcaaattttggttgaaaaaagGGAAAACttaccttttgtaatgcaatttttattcaaaaattccgATAAGGAGGGCGCGCGGGTTTTTACTACTCGTGTCGCCTTTTTCAAATTCACACAAACTCGAGAcgacgaaacaaaaaaaaaaaaactggaaataTAATTGTTTGTTCAgtgctttcaaattttttttgtcattcacAGGGTGATAAGATTTTAATTGTAATCTTTTTTAACTTAACAAAATCACTTGAATGTGATTTGAGTAcaagtttattataaaaaagaaaattttttaaatttcactttAACTCATTCAACAAACAGGAAAAAgaagttgaaaatttttggttttttggacAAGTCAAGTGACAcctcattacaaaaaaaagctcGTTAAATCCAAATCGGTGTCGGTTGCGGTGTATGTTCGTTCAGTTTTTTATGCAGATTTGACGGGTTTCAATTTGTAGTAGAGGAAAATGCAATGTGGATATGAAAGTAGTAGATTTGTGTAGTTTggataaagtttttgaaaaatttacgttttttattttaagactcTGTTTGCACTAGGACAAAATTAGATGAAATTTGTCAGCAAAACTCTGCgatgcatacattttttaatttgaaatgatatttatttaaaacctgtttgaaccgtgttttcaagtgacagaagacTTCTATAAGATCTGtttcaagaggttcttgtaagtatgcaatgttttttcaattacaattacaattacaattacaattacaattacaattacaattacaattacaattacaattacaattacaattacaattacaattacaattacaattacaattacaattacaattacaattacaattacaattacaattacaattacaattacaattacaattacaattacaattacaattacaattacaattacaattacaattacaagtacaattacaattacaattacaattacaattacaattacaattacaattacaattacaattacaattacaattacaattacaattacaattacaattacaattacaattacaattacaattacaattacctTCCTTCACAGACAATCCAAAAGCTGtgttagccctgttcctttgggaggtggcaaagtactactagtagtctactagcgattttcaatggaacgcactttcaacgaattataggcatacttacaagaacctcttggaacagatCTTATAGAGGCCTACTGTgacttgaaaatacaaaactttccttagaacggttcaaataaaggcttaactacatacaccactttttgaaaaattataaaagtgaaaatattttttttctggctagctcaattgttttgtgaaaaagagtataaaaattgtttattagaccttattttttctacttttgtactttttcactttttgagccaatgtagttaaggcttaagttttaaaaagcttttatttctcAAATTTACAAGGCTTCCTATTAACACTTCTAAGAAgtcttaaggagacctcctctGTTTCCAAAATGGTAGACttgcaagcaaaaaaaattataccagaTAAAGAGTGCCAATTGCCAATGtggcatttaattaaaggtacatttaaaaaatgtcgaaaaaattacaaaatcagtTAAATTGTGTCACTCAAACAAATACGACAAAAAATATGCGACGGAAATaaaatatggaaattttttttcaaaaatactggCAATTTGTCACTAGTGTAAACAAGACATAATAAAATCAGTGAGAAAACACCCTTAAGTAAAATCGTACTAGATTATAACGAGTCGAAGTACCGGTAAAATAAACTTAACGAATTCCCTCGGCAAACAAATTCCGGcacacctgttttttttttttttgtataaatttgcaGACTGCATTGTCTGCAAACATAAACTGTCAACTTGACAGTTTTCCGATTCCTATTGCagacagaacaaaaaacaacaacaacaacacatttTTGAAGAAGTCTCCAAGTTATGGCATTCACAATTCGATTATTTGgaaatatttgtaaaaatacTTTACTTACAACAACATGCCGACAACGAATTAGTAAGTTTCTGAATATTTACacttatttgtattaaaatataatttctaaatcaaATGACAGTCAATCCATCTTGCCTAGCCAAGTTCTCCTCTGCCAATAAAGAAGCTGACTTCCCATTACTGGATGCTGCTTCCTATGACAAAGTTTGTACCGAAACTTTAGATTCCTTGTGTTATTATTTCGAGGAAATTACAGAAGGAGCAAATAATTTGGGTTCTACTGATGTTACATATGGAGTAAGTCATTTCTTTATTATTTCCATTGGTTAATGACAAATTTACTTATTTGAAAAAGGACGGAGTACTCACAGTTAAGTTAGGAGAAGAACATGGAACTTATGTGATAAATAGGCAATCTCCCAATAAACAAATATGGCTTAGTTCTCCGACGAGTGGTCCCAAGAGATATGATTTTGTTGGCCCTCATAAAGACGAAGGTAAATGGATCTACAAACACACTGGAGAATCATTGCATGAGCTGTTGCAgaatgaaataaagaaaataattaaggAAGAAGATATAGACTTCTTTACATTGCCTTATAGTAAATGaaacttaattttgaaacttGAATCTTTTGTTGAGACTTtttagtaaattattttaaactattCATTGCAATGTTGTTTTCAGTTAAAGAGTAAGAAAAAACGAAGTAAAATGTCATGGCCAATACGTGCTTCCTGCTTCTCAATATTCAAAAAGAGACATGGTAATCTCTAGATCAATAAATCGTCAATCAGATTGACCATATTGCGATCGACCTTAGACGACTACAATCGCAAGAGATTTCTATGTCTTTCCGATTTTGTCTCGAATAACCTTTTAAGGAGTGTTTGGATGATTAAGGCTGTAAGGGGTTTGTTTGGGTGCAGAAGATCGCTGCTGATATGCTGGTGGTTTCTCTAGTCTAGATCGTCGGTTGATGTGGTCTTTGGATCCTCGttacaaaaaaagtcttataCCTACCAGACTTGTGTATCTAAGGGTGTTGCAAGACACGCGAGACATTTTCTTACAATCCCTACCTTAGTCGTCGTACTCGCCTAGACGTTGAAAGTGGGTCCAATACATCCTATTACTTATCTCGTCCCCTTCATCTCTAAAAGCCTGGTTCGAAGATCGAGCAAATTTTAGTaaatacaagttatcgataatttgtatgggatacatcttagctcggctaaatttttttcgataattcgtatgggagctaaaatttagcgggatctgcgtactaggcttaaaagtAAAACTTATACTCCATTTTTTTTGTGCGATCGTGAATCTCAATGAATGACAGCGAAATTTCCCTGGAAAGGTATACCTATATACAGAAAAACTTTTGACTTTCCGTGTCAATTCGAGTATTACGATGATTCGAATTCGAGTCCTAGCTTTATAATTGCAATCGCTCCCAGGAAGAATACGTTTCAAAATAAAGCTTCAACGAGCTTCTCGCCAAAATCTCTGACCAGACCAATAACCCAAGATTGCGATGCGAGATTTGAAACAAAGATAGTCTCCACGACGTTACttaatagctccatttttacttATTTGAAAAATGATCTAGGATAGACTCATtcacaattaaattatttaaaaaatgatatacaaacgAATTTCTTAAGctaattaaattcatttttgtagTTGGTTTCGCAATGTtagggcaaaatgacattttttttcaaaaaaatgtatagtagagttgtagagaattttaaggtgaacaaACTTTTCTTGGAAggttttttcaaacttttgataaaaagttctcaaaacttaaaaaaatcttttttttcgtatttttttactttctttacttgtaacttttttaatattcagaatatcgaaaatgtGCTGTTTagataaaagacgcgaaatttaattgtcaCCAACTTTTACCTAGGATGAACAGAAGTCGAGttacttaataaaaactaaaatccaataTGGCGGCCAAAAGGTGAAATTCACGAGTTCGAAAAATCAGCGTTATGATATTCAGTCAACACTCTATCGAATGAGCCAAAACAATTTGGGGGTCGTAC
This DNA window, taken from Episyrphus balteatus chromosome 2, idEpiBalt1.1, whole genome shotgun sequence, encodes the following:
- the LOC129910492 gene encoding frataxin homolog, mitochondrial; the encoded protein is MAFTIRLFGNICKNTLLTTTCRQRIINPSCLAKFSSANKEADFPLLDAASYDKVCTETLDSLCYYFEEITEGANNLGSTDVTYGDGVLTVKLGEEHGTYVINRQSPNKQIWLSSPTSGPKRYDFVGPHKDEGKWIYKHTGESLHELLQNEIKKIIKEEDIDFFTLPYSK